In Ruminococcaceae bacterium BL-4, one DNA window encodes the following:
- the plsX gene encoding phosphate:acyl-ACP acyltransferase (Evidence 2a : Function from experimental evidences in other organisms; PubMedId : 8759840, 12682299, 16949372, 17557823, 17645809, 18369234, 19282621, 19850612, 24224907, 26816052, 26850107; Product type e : enzyme): MKIIVDAFGGDYAPLEILKGATKAVEELNVDILLTGKADIIKNTAKENGINLSHMEILDCPDVMPMEDPGTEILKKWKNSSMAVGLCALAEGRGDAFVSAGNSGALTVGATFLVKRIHGIKRIGFAPVIPDGKGCFMLMDGGANADCKPEMLYQFGLMGALYMKKVMQIENPTVGLLNVGTEEHKGSSLQQEAYALLKNSNLNFVGNVEARSVNGHACDVLVADGFSGNVFLKTYEGTAMMVMGKLKEVLQKNPKTKLAAGLILSDLKGLKKTMDYNEYGGAPLMGCAKPVFKAHGSSKAKTFYNALRLTKAYVEGNIISEITESITSMKKENSDVKEGKHETV; this comes from the coding sequence ATGAAGATTATCGTAGATGCTTTTGGCGGAGATTATGCACCGCTTGAAATTTTAAAGGGTGCTACAAAGGCCGTAGAAGAATTGAATGTGGATATCCTTTTAACGGGAAAAGCGGATATTATCAAAAACACAGCAAAAGAAAACGGCATAAATCTATCCCATATGGAGATTCTGGATTGTCCGGATGTCATGCCGATGGAGGATCCGGGGACTGAAATTCTGAAAAAGTGGAAGAATTCTTCTATGGCTGTTGGGTTGTGCGCTTTGGCAGAAGGAAGAGGGGATGCCTTTGTTTCTGCCGGCAACAGCGGTGCGCTTACGGTTGGAGCTACTTTCCTTGTCAAACGAATCCATGGGATTAAGCGAATTGGATTTGCGCCGGTTATTCCAGATGGCAAAGGTTGCTTTATGTTGATGGACGGCGGGGCAAATGCAGATTGCAAACCGGAAATGTTGTATCAGTTTGGCCTGATGGGTGCACTCTATATGAAGAAAGTTATGCAGATTGAAAATCCAACGGTCGGACTTTTGAATGTAGGTACAGAGGAGCATAAGGGCTCTTCTTTGCAGCAAGAGGCTTATGCGCTGCTCAAAAATTCGAATCTCAATTTTGTGGGCAATGTGGAAGCCCGCAGCGTTAACGGTCATGCATGTGATGTCTTGGTAGCAGATGGCTTTTCCGGCAACGTATTTTTAAAAACTTATGAGGGTACTGCCATGATGGTAATGGGAAAGCTAAAAGAAGTACTCCAAAAGAATCCAAAGACAAAATTGGCGGCAGGACTGATACTCAGCGATTTAAAGGGACTTAAGAAAACAATGGATTATAATGAATACGGAGGAGCTCCTTTAATGGGATGTGCAAAACCGGTATTCAAAGCACACGGAAGTTCTAAGGCAAAGACTTTTTATAATGCACTTCGTCTTACAAAAGCGTATGTAGAAGGAAACATTATTTCTGAGATTACAGAAAGTATTACTTCTATGAAAAAAGAAAACTCGGATGTAAAGGAAGGGAAGCATGAAACAGTATGA
- the rnc gene encoding ribonuclease III (Evidence 2a : Function from experimental evidences in other organisms; PubMedId : 11123676, 12682299, 16179796, 22412379, 23300471, 26883633; Product type e : enzyme): MKELEELEKAIGYSFHNPALLKNALIHSSFANETKAPLGSNERLEFLGDSVLGFVVADYLYKHFPDWPEGHLTKTRATLVCEKACCGFSQEMEVGKYLYLSHGEQNSGGRTRSSILADAFESITAAIYLDGGLTPASEFILRFVLPALKTLHQKAPFKDYKTKLQEIIQKNPGETLSYLLTGESGPDHDKHFMVEVHLNSNVIGKGGGRSKKEAEQQAAREALELMGY, from the coding sequence ATGAAAGAACTGGAAGAATTAGAGAAAGCAATCGGGTATTCCTTTCATAATCCGGCATTACTCAAAAATGCATTGATTCATTCCTCTTTTGCAAATGAGACAAAGGCGCCGTTAGGGAGCAACGAACGTCTTGAATTTTTGGGGGACAGTGTGCTAGGTTTTGTAGTGGCGGATTATCTTTACAAACATTTTCCGGATTGGCCTGAAGGCCACCTGACAAAAACAAGAGCAACTTTGGTTTGTGAAAAAGCTTGCTGCGGATTTTCCCAAGAGATGGAAGTTGGAAAATATCTTTATTTAAGCCATGGAGAACAAAATAGCGGCGGGCGTACTCGCTCTTCTATTTTGGCAGATGCATTTGAATCGATTACAGCTGCAATCTATTTGGATGGAGGATTAACACCTGCAAGCGAGTTCATTCTTCGATTTGTGCTACCGGCTTTAAAGACTTTGCATCAAAAGGCTCCGTTTAAGGACTACAAGACAAAATTGCAGGAGATTATCCAGAAAAATCCTGGAGAGACACTTTCCTATCTTCTTACCGGCGAATCCGGTCCCGATCATGATAAACATTTTATGGTGGAAGTCCATTTAAATTCCAATGTGATTGGAAAAGGCGGTGGACGCAGCAAAAAAGAAGCGGAGCAGCAGGCAGCGCGAGAAGCGTTGGAGCTGATGGGATATTGA
- the nadD gene encoding putative nicotinate-nucleotide adenylyltransferase (Evidence 3 : Putative function from multiple computational evidences): MKRLLIYGGTFNPIHRAHLHLAREFQKRVNAQKVILIPARIPPHKEAPNLASGEDRYQMCCLAAKEESGFEVSNMELVREGPSYTSDTLEQISREHPDCELFFVTGEDMFLTLLTWHDSQKILKDATICGAPRSRSGLFRMRAYAEKLKNYGGKTLIEDISYLPISSTMVREALQKGENIRNLVPDSVADYIEKHSLYQERKHESYTL, translated from the coding sequence GTGAAAAGACTTTTAATTTATGGCGGAACTTTTAATCCGATTCATCGGGCGCATCTGCATTTAGCAAGGGAATTTCAAAAACGGGTCAACGCCCAAAAAGTGATTTTGATTCCAGCAAGAATCCCGCCGCATAAAGAAGCTCCAAATCTTGCGAGCGGAGAAGACCGCTATCAGATGTGCTGCCTTGCGGCAAAAGAGGAATCCGGATTTGAAGTCAGCAATATGGAACTGGTTCGCGAGGGACCAAGCTATACTTCTGATACGCTGGAGCAGATTTCTCGGGAGCATCCTGATTGTGAGCTTTTCTTTGTTACTGGAGAGGATATGTTCCTTACGCTCCTTACGTGGCATGATTCTCAAAAGATCCTGAAGGATGCCACGATCTGCGGGGCACCAAGAAGTCGGAGCGGCCTTTTCAGAATGCGTGCTTATGCAGAAAAGCTCAAGAATTACGGCGGCAAAACGCTGATAGAAGATATTTCTTATTTGCCCATTTCTTCGACAATGGTGCGGGAAGCCCTCCAAAAAGGGGAGAATATCAGAAACTTAGTCCCGGATTCCGTTGCGGATTATATTGAAAAACATTCTTTATATCAGGAGCGAAAACATGAATCTTACACCTTATGA
- a CDS encoding dITP/XTP pyrophosphatase, protein MKFVMATHNPNKVRELSRILEPLQIEVVPAENLKEVEETGTSFEENAYLKAAAACKETGFPAVADDSGLCVHVLNGQPGVHSARFAGPNADDNDRNQKLLAALRDVPPKDRLATFVSVICCVFPNGDILTSRGECEGIIADEPRGTDGFGYDPLFLVGGKTYAQMTAEEKDQVSHRGKALRRFAENLKSYKEKHHLC, encoded by the coding sequence ATGAAATTTGTGATGGCAACACATAATCCGAATAAAGTGCGTGAACTTTCCCGAATTTTAGAGCCTCTTCAGATTGAAGTAGTGCCGGCCGAGAATTTAAAAGAAGTGGAAGAGACCGGAACTTCTTTTGAAGAGAACGCGTATCTGAAAGCTGCCGCTGCTTGCAAGGAGACTGGCTTTCCGGCGGTCGCTGACGATTCCGGACTTTGCGTCCATGTTTTAAATGGTCAGCCGGGAGTCCACTCCGCACGGTTTGCAGGCCCTAATGCAGATGACAATGACCGAAACCAAAAATTGCTTGCTGCGTTAAGAGATGTGCCCCCAAAAGACCGTCTGGCAACTTTTGTCAGCGTAATCTGCTGTGTCTTTCCAAACGGTGATATTCTGACTTCCCGCGGAGAGTGTGAGGGAATCATTGCAGACGAGCCTCGAGGAACAGACGGATTCGGATATGACCCGCTTTTTTTGGTGGGGGGGAAAACCTATGCGCAGATGACGGCAGAAGAAAAAGATCAAGTAAGCCACCGCGGCAAAGCTTTGCGGCGGTTTGCAGAAAATTTAAAAAGTTATAAGGAGAAGCACCATTTATGCTGA
- a CDS encoding Radical SAM protein, producing the protein MSATVGLFVPNFGCPHRCSFCDQHIITGQQKMLTPEEVKNAANIALKSLEDRAAKTEIAFFGGSFTALPQKEMVSLLKAAWPFVKSGQFRGIRCSTRPDCISPEILKTLLIYGVTTIELGAQSMDDRVLFQNGRGHTAGQVRKASEMIHEANISLGLQMMTGLPGDTAEGARKTAKAFSELSPSEVRIYPALTLKGTEMEKWYLEGSYCPPSLEESLELCADLLDFFEKQKIRVIRLGLHDSPELKDKLVAGPYHPAFRERCETLRWYRYFYRNLQKKKEGPFVFYVPKRQISQAIGQNHENIRKLAALGYRVKILPQEVN; encoded by the coding sequence TTGAGTGCGACGGTCGGACTGTTTGTCCCAAATTTCGGCTGTCCGCATCGATGTAGTTTTTGCGATCAGCATATTATTACGGGGCAGCAGAAAATGCTGACTCCGGAAGAAGTGAAAAATGCTGCAAACATTGCATTAAAAAGCCTAGAAGACCGTGCAGCGAAAACGGAAATTGCTTTTTTTGGTGGCAGTTTTACAGCTTTGCCCCAGAAAGAGATGGTTTCTCTTTTGAAAGCAGCATGGCCTTTTGTAAAGAGTGGCCAATTTCGCGGAATCCGTTGTTCTACAAGACCGGATTGTATTTCCCCGGAGATTTTGAAGACCCTTTTGATATATGGCGTTACCACGATCGAGTTGGGTGCGCAGAGTATGGATGATCGTGTCCTTTTTCAAAATGGCCGGGGGCACACAGCGGGACAGGTTAGAAAAGCTTCAGAGATGATCCATGAGGCAAATATTTCACTGGGACTGCAGATGATGACAGGGCTTCCGGGGGATACTGCTGAGGGAGCAAGAAAAACAGCGAAGGCCTTTTCTGAACTTTCTCCTTCAGAGGTACGTATCTATCCGGCTTTAACATTAAAGGGAACCGAGATGGAGAAATGGTATCTGGAAGGCTCTTATTGTCCGCCGTCTCTGGAAGAAAGTTTGGAACTTTGTGCGGATCTTTTGGATTTCTTTGAGAAACAAAAAATTCGTGTCATTCGTTTAGGACTTCATGATTCGCCGGAGCTTAAAGACAAGTTAGTAGCGGGACCTTATCACCCGGCTTTTCGAGAGCGTTGCGAGACTCTTCGCTGGTATCGATATTTTTATAGAAATCTACAGAAAAAAAAAGAGGGTCCATTTGTTTTCTATGTTCCAAAACGACAGATTTCGCAGGCAATTGGACAGAATCATGAAAATATTAGAAAATTGGCTGCTTTAGGGTATCGTGTAAAAATTCTTCCGCAGGAGGTGAACTGA
- a CDS encoding RNA-binding protein, giving the protein MLTSNQRAYLRALANPIDTILMVGKSGISADVMKQADDALLKRELIKGKTLETCEQTSRETAQKIAEETKSEIVQVIGRKFVLYRRNDKEPKITLPKTKKKG; this is encoded by the coding sequence ATGCTGACAAGTAATCAGCGCGCTTATCTGCGCGCTTTGGCAAATCCGATTGATACGATTTTGATGGTCGGAAAATCTGGAATTTCCGCCGATGTTATGAAGCAGGCAGACGATGCACTTTTAAAAAGAGAACTGATTAAAGGAAAAACGTTGGAAACCTGCGAACAAACGAGCAGAGAGACAGCTCAAAAGATTGCAGAAGAAACAAAGAGCGAAATTGTACAGGTTATTGGCCGAAAATTCGTTTTATATCGCAGAAATGACAAAGAACCGAAAATAACCCTTCCCAAAACGAAGAAAAAAGGATAG
- the smc gene encoding Chromosome partition protein Smc, protein MLLKSLEIQGFKTFPEKTVLTFHDGITAVVGPNGSGKSNISDAMRWVLGEQSTRTLRCTRMEDVIFNGTPGRKPMGYAEVTLNIDNQDRRLPFDKDEVSVTRRYYRSGESEYRINKVNVRLKDINELFMDTGLGRDGYSIIGQGKIDAIVAAKGEDRREVFEEAVGISRFRYRKEESERKLSAAEENLLRLNDILSELESRVGPLKEQSQKAQEFLDYSGEKRTLEIGLWLYTLAKSGRILKEQENKIALAQAQQEAAAKTLDDLQEKIEQNFSESSKATARADEIRQQISSLEAEAVQKDGEADVCLGDARHAEEMMKRLQTELETSQNDRSRLEEEMTSYQAEVSQKQQQIEALNQTMSQVNEKLDSLRRTMNEASAQIDDFSRQMTALSQQMTEAKVRETASISSISEIGMRLSVVEETLKAKSQKREELELSFEESGKMLEEMDTKISALQNTVRGYELRLLSRRKKADEQKKDAEQQLLEAKETDHRIKVLEDLERNLEGFAKSVKIVMQEAKHGVLTGIYGPVSRILSVPGEYAVALETALGGAMQYIVVENEQDAKTAIRLLKKKDSGRATFLPLTSVHGRSLQERGLSQCGGFVGIASDLCSCEPKYDSVRDSLLGRIVVAQNLDNAVEIARKFSYHFRIVTLDGQVVNAGGSLTGGSLARNSGLLRRASEIEELRKKAVEQHQKAKETEEKYHHLAEETSAAQASLQGTQGELLTAQEDRIQLRSNRDRLKSDLDGMISDCTQLHAEKVSAADRLKEQEENRRAAKEEEESITEKIAEISKKMEEKSGNRTEFNQQSDDLSEKCQTIRMEILGKEKDADSLRQKVEELQQQKINHIDRAKALGEEIESLKEQRRQSQEKSDSLKEQAESLRETAKTQTQQIDFLNEHRMKLEQESTQLRRQEREKSEEKELSGHDLARLEERRDNLQKEYDSIISKLWEEYEMTPREAKESAPEIENPPEAQKRLNTLKGKIRALGNVNVSAIEEYKEVNERYEFMNAQVQDIEKSRDELHHLIGELTHQMKGQFQEGFQKIGAYFSSTFRELFGGGTASLSLSDPENPLTSGIEIQVQPPGKIVAHIEALSGGEKALVAIALYFSIMKVNPPPFCMLDEIEAALDDVNVDRFAAYLRRMNAQTQFIVITHRRGSMEEADMLYGVTMQEEGISKLLELHTNEIEKELNVS, encoded by the coding sequence TTGCTTCTAAAATCTTTGGAAATACAGGGATTTAAAACTTTTCCGGAAAAGACGGTTTTAACCTTTCATGATGGGATTACGGCGGTCGTAGGTCCAAACGGAAGTGGAAAAAGTAATATTAGCGATGCCATGCGCTGGGTGTTGGGGGAACAGTCTACCCGCACGCTGCGCTGTACGCGGATGGAAGATGTAATTTTTAATGGGACTCCCGGCAGAAAGCCGATGGGGTATGCAGAAGTGACCCTGAATATTGATAATCAGGATCGCCGACTGCCGTTTGATAAAGATGAAGTATCCGTTACCAGGCGCTATTATCGCAGCGGAGAGAGCGAATACCGGATCAATAAAGTAAATGTCCGGCTGAAAGATATCAACGAACTTTTTATGGATACCGGATTGGGCCGTGACGGCTATTCCATTATTGGACAAGGCAAAATCGACGCGATCGTTGCTGCTAAAGGGGAGGATCGTCGGGAGGTTTTTGAAGAAGCAGTCGGAATATCCCGATTTCGTTACCGCAAAGAAGAAAGCGAACGAAAACTTTCTGCGGCCGAAGAGAATTTGTTGCGCTTAAACGATATTCTTTCTGAGTTGGAAAGCAGAGTAGGTCCGCTAAAAGAACAATCTCAAAAGGCACAGGAATTTTTGGATTATTCTGGAGAAAAGCGAACACTTGAGATTGGTTTGTGGCTGTATACACTTGCAAAATCGGGGAGAATTCTGAAAGAGCAGGAAAATAAAATTGCTTTGGCACAAGCTCAGCAGGAAGCCGCGGCAAAAACTCTGGATGATCTGCAGGAAAAAATCGAACAGAACTTTTCAGAATCCTCTAAAGCAACTGCAAGAGCCGATGAGATTCGCCAGCAGATTTCTTCTTTAGAGGCAGAAGCCGTTCAAAAAGATGGAGAGGCAGATGTCTGTTTGGGAGATGCACGTCATGCGGAAGAAATGATGAAACGCCTTCAAACGGAATTAGAAACTTCGCAGAACGATCGGTCTCGTTTGGAGGAAGAGATGACTTCCTATCAGGCGGAGGTTTCGCAGAAGCAGCAGCAGATAGAAGCACTCAATCAGACAATGTCTCAAGTGAACGAAAAGCTGGATTCTCTTCGTCGGACAATGAATGAAGCTTCTGCACAGATCGATGATTTTTCCCGTCAGATGACCGCTTTGTCTCAGCAAATGACTGAGGCAAAGGTTCGTGAAACCGCTTCAATTTCATCTATTTCCGAAATTGGAATGCGCCTTTCAGTTGTTGAAGAGACACTGAAAGCCAAAAGTCAAAAGAGAGAGGAACTGGAACTTTCTTTTGAAGAGAGCGGAAAAATGCTGGAAGAGATGGATACCAAAATATCCGCCTTGCAGAATACAGTCCGCGGATATGAGTTGCGCCTTCTTTCCCGCCGTAAAAAAGCCGATGAGCAGAAAAAAGATGCGGAACAGCAGCTTTTAGAAGCAAAAGAAACCGATCACCGTATTAAAGTTTTGGAAGACCTCGAACGCAATTTGGAAGGGTTTGCTAAAAGCGTTAAAATAGTGATGCAAGAAGCGAAACATGGTGTCCTTACCGGGATTTATGGGCCTGTTTCGAGAATCCTCTCGGTGCCGGGAGAGTATGCGGTTGCTCTGGAGACGGCGCTTGGCGGTGCTATGCAGTATATTGTCGTTGAAAATGAACAGGATGCAAAGACAGCAATCCGACTCCTAAAAAAGAAGGACAGCGGACGTGCTACATTTTTGCCGCTGACTTCTGTTCATGGCAGAAGCCTTCAAGAACGAGGACTTTCACAGTGCGGAGGATTTGTTGGAATTGCTTCAGACCTTTGTTCCTGTGAACCAAAATATGATTCGGTTCGGGACAGCCTGCTCGGAAGAATTGTAGTTGCTCAAAATCTGGACAATGCAGTAGAAATTGCAAGAAAATTTTCCTATCATTTTCGCATTGTTACGCTGGACGGGCAAGTCGTAAATGCCGGAGGATCGCTGACTGGCGGTTCTCTTGCTAGGAATTCCGGCCTTTTGCGCAGAGCTTCTGAGATTGAAGAACTTCGCAAAAAAGCAGTGGAGCAACATCAAAAGGCAAAAGAAACCGAAGAAAAATATCATCATCTTGCTGAAGAGACTTCGGCAGCACAAGCTTCTCTACAGGGAACACAGGGAGAACTTTTAACAGCACAGGAGGATCGGATTCAGCTTAGATCCAACCGCGACCGGTTGAAATCGGATTTAGACGGAATGATTTCGGACTGTACACAGCTTCATGCAGAGAAAGTATCTGCAGCGGATCGTCTTAAAGAGCAAGAAGAAAACCGCCGCGCTGCAAAAGAAGAAGAGGAAAGCATCACAGAAAAAATTGCGGAGATTTCCAAGAAGATGGAAGAAAAAAGCGGAAATCGGACCGAATTTAATCAGCAGAGCGACGATTTGTCCGAAAAGTGCCAGACTATTAGGATGGAGATTTTGGGCAAAGAAAAAGATGCAGATTCTCTTCGTCAAAAAGTGGAAGAATTACAGCAGCAGAAAATTAACCATATCGATCGTGCAAAAGCGCTCGGAGAAGAAATTGAGTCTTTAAAGGAGCAGCGTCGGCAGTCCCAAGAAAAGTCGGATTCCCTCAAAGAACAAGCGGAATCTCTGCGTGAAACAGCAAAAACACAGACGCAGCAGATTGATTTTCTCAATGAGCATCGGATGAAATTGGAACAGGAAAGCACGCAGCTTCGCCGCCAGGAACGAGAAAAATCGGAGGAGAAGGAACTTTCCGGCCATGATTTGGCGCGTCTCGAAGAACGGCGTGATAATCTGCAAAAAGAGTATGATTCTATTATCTCAAAACTTTGGGAAGAGTATGAGATGACTCCCAGGGAAGCAAAAGAATCTGCTCCCGAGATTGAAAATCCGCCGGAAGCCCAGAAACGTCTCAATACCCTGAAAGGAAAAATCCGTGCACTTGGCAATGTCAATGTTTCCGCAATCGAGGAATATAAAGAAGTCAATGAGCGCTATGAATTTATGAACGCGCAGGTACAGGATATCGAAAAGAGCCGTGATGAGCTTCATCATCTGATTGGAGAATTAACGCATCAGATGAAAGGACAGTTTCAGGAGGGATTTCAGAAGATCGGTGCCTACTTTAGTTCTACTTTCCGCGAACTTTTCGGCGGCGGAACCGCTTCTCTTTCGCTCAGTGATCCGGAAAATCCTCTGACTAGCGGAATCGAAATTCAAGTACAGCCGCCCGGCAAGATCGTTGCACATATCGAAGCTCTTTCCGGAGGCGAAAAGGCGCTTGTTGCGATTGCCCTTTATTTTTCCATTATGAAAGTGAATCCGCCGCCGTTTTGCATGCTGGACGAGATCGAAGCGGCTCTTGATGATGTCAATGTCGATCGGTTTGCAGCTTATCTGCGCCGCATGAATGCGCAGACGCAGTTTATTGTGATTACACATCGGCGCGGCAGCATGGAAGAAGCCGATATGCTTTACGGTGTTACCATGCAGGAGGAAGGAATCAGCAAGCTTTTGGAATTACATACCAATGAAATCGAGAAGGAACTGAATGTGTCCTGA
- the trmFO gene encoding tRNA:m(5)U-54 methyltransferase (Evidence 2a : Function from experimental evidences in other organisms; PubMedId : 16027442, 21561081, 23095745, 23157377, 27825927, 28745052; Product type e : enzyme) — protein MITVIGAGLAGCEAAWQIAQGGEKVHLVEMKPEHYTPAHQNPNFAELVCSNSLKAARLNSAAGLLKEEMRQMGSLLVPIAFDCRVPAGGALAVDRQKFSAAVTSAIRNHPNIEIEEKEVEKIPEDGITVIATGPLTAGPLAGQIDLLCGGALRFFDAAAPIVTAESLDFSKIFSASRYDQDTEGDYLNCPMNRVEYEAFYDALVNAERAPVHGFDARDPKVYEGCMPVEVMAQRGPDTIRFGPLKPVGLRDPNTGHRPWANVQLRREDAAGTLYNLVGFQTNLKFGEQKRVFGMIPGLEQAEFVRYGVMHRNTFLNSPENLNAAFQMKTEPRLFFAGQMTGVEGYMESAMSGLLAGKNALRYQQKKPLFILPKITMSGALAHYVEEGGNADFQPMGANFGILPPLGEVIRDKKERYSAFSQRALKALKEQIESA, from the coding sequence GCACATCAAAATCCCAATTTTGCAGAGCTTGTCTGTTCCAATTCTTTAAAAGCTGCACGCCTAAATAGCGCTGCCGGTCTTTTAAAGGAAGAGATGCGGCAGATGGGGAGTCTCTTGGTGCCGATTGCATTTGACTGTAGGGTCCCGGCAGGCGGTGCGTTAGCGGTAGATCGTCAAAAATTTTCCGCTGCCGTGACAAGTGCGATCCGAAATCATCCAAATATTGAAATAGAAGAAAAAGAAGTCGAAAAAATCCCCGAAGATGGCATTACGGTGATTGCGACAGGTCCGCTTACAGCAGGACCACTTGCAGGACAGATTGACTTGCTTTGCGGCGGGGCCCTTCGCTTTTTTGATGCGGCTGCCCCGATTGTAACTGCGGAAAGTCTCGACTTTTCGAAGATTTTTTCAGCTTCCAGATATGATCAGGATACAGAGGGAGATTATCTCAACTGCCCTATGAATCGGGTGGAATATGAGGCTTTTTATGATGCATTGGTAAATGCAGAGCGGGCACCGGTTCATGGATTTGATGCACGAGATCCGAAGGTTTACGAGGGCTGTATGCCGGTGGAAGTGATGGCACAACGAGGACCGGATACCATTCGGTTTGGACCGTTAAAACCAGTTGGTCTGCGCGATCCTAATACTGGACATCGTCCATGGGCAAATGTACAGCTGCGCCGAGAAGATGCTGCCGGAACGCTTTATAATCTGGTTGGCTTTCAGACAAACTTAAAGTTTGGAGAGCAAAAACGTGTTTTCGGAATGATACCGGGTTTGGAGCAGGCGGAGTTTGTGCGTTATGGAGTGATGCACCGAAATACTTTTTTAAATTCGCCTGAAAATTTAAATGCTGCTTTTCAGATGAAAACGGAACCAAGACTCTTTTTTGCCGGGCAGATGACCGGTGTGGAAGGTTATATGGAATCTGCGATGAGCGGCCTTTTGGCAGGAAAAAATGCGCTGCGGTATCAGCAAAAAAAGCCGCTTTTCATTTTGCCGAAAATTACAATGTCAGGTGCGCTTGCTCATTATGTGGAAGAAGGCGGCAATGCTGATTTTCAGCCAATGGGCGCAAATTTTGGAATTCTTCCGCCACTTGGTGAAGTTATACGGGACAAAAAAGAACGATACAGTGCTTTTTCCCAACGCGCATTAAAGGCACTGAAAGAACAGATCGAATCAGCTTGA
- the ftsY gene encoding signal recognition particle (docking protein) (Evidence 2a : Function from experimental evidences in other organisms; PubMedId : 11021934, 11123669, 11166993, 12682299, 15995216, 16705751, 22056770; Product type rc : receptor), translating into MGFFDKIKAGLKKTRDSMSHNVMNMLHSFTKIDEDLFEELEELLVMGDVGVETSQRICDKLREKVKERGITDPNEVMELLRETVADMLRGGEELNLRTKPSIILVIGVNGVGKTTTIGKLANRLKSEGKEVILGAADTFRAAAIEQLQVWAERSNCEMIKQKEGSDPASVVFDTISAAKSRGADVIICDTAGRLHNKKNLMEELAKIHRVIERELPDADQEILLVLDATTGQNAVNQAKEFKTAAGITGIVLTKLDGTAKGGVVLSVRENLGVPVKFIGVGEQIDDLQPFDADAFATALFERTPEDSESE; encoded by the coding sequence ATGGGCTTTTTTGATAAAATTAAAGCGGGATTGAAAAAAACCCGTGACAGCATGAGTCACAATGTGATGAATATGCTCCATTCGTTTACAAAGATTGACGAAGATCTTTTTGAAGAATTGGAAGAGCTCCTTGTAATGGGAGATGTGGGAGTTGAAACCTCTCAGCGTATCTGTGACAAATTGCGTGAAAAAGTGAAAGAACGTGGAATTACCGACCCGAATGAAGTGATGGAACTTCTTCGAGAGACAGTGGCAGATATGCTGCGCGGCGGGGAAGAACTCAATCTTCGCACGAAACCTTCGATTATTCTAGTGATCGGAGTAAATGGGGTCGGCAAAACGACAACCATTGGAAAACTTGCCAATCGGTTAAAATCGGAGGGCAAAGAGGTGATCCTCGGTGCAGCCGATACTTTTCGTGCAGCGGCAATTGAGCAGCTGCAGGTTTGGGCAGAGCGTTCCAACTGTGAGATGATTAAGCAGAAAGAGGGCAGTGATCCTGCCTCTGTTGTCTTTGATACTATTTCGGCGGCAAAATCCCGTGGAGCAGATGTGATTATCTGTGATACGGCTGGTCGTCTTCACAACAAAAAGAATCTGATGGAAGAACTTGCAAAGATCCATCGGGTGATCGAACGGGAGCTTCCCGATGCTGATCAGGAAATCCTGTTGGTTTTGGATGCAACGACCGGACAGAATGCAGTCAATCAGGCAAAGGAATTTAAAACTGCTGCCGGCATTACAGGAATTGTTCTTACCAAATTAGACGGAACTGCTAAAGGCGGGGTCGTCCTTTCGGTAAGAGAAAATCTGGGAGTACCCGTGAAATTTATCGGTGTAGGAGAGCAGATAGACGATTTGCAGCCGTTTGATGCAGATGCGTTTGCAACGGCTCTTTTTGAGCGTACACCCGAAGATTCCGAATCAGAGTGA